ATTCATGTTATACTTGAACCATTTTAGGTGGCGTTTGTAGCTCCATGTAAGTTTTAAATGGTGAGAAATATATTAAAACCTCTGCTGTACCAACACATCCCAAATATTGGATGTTAGTACATTTGTGTGATAATCACAAGGCAACATATTGAAAACAATCATGGTTTTAAATGTGTCTGTCGTCTAAACTTTTGTACATTTGGGTATATTTTCTCTAATGTGCCGTTGATCTCAAGTATTACATTGCTTATTTTGCAGCTACCACAGTTTGTACTACTTACTTATATTTATACAAATGTTTACTTATTAAAGGGGTACGCTAAACACCCAAACAACTACTGtacactttagtggttatggtgccatgtgtCCCCTTTTGCCATCCCACAGTAAGATGTCAGAATAGTTTTCTGAGCAGTTTGTCACTTGCCTAGGTACATGGGTTCAAGTACTCCTACTTGTCTTCTGTGATTATATTGGTAAAGCAGACTTTCTCCTTCTGCTCAACTAGTATCAGCACTGTCCACTTATTACAATATTCATTAACTCATAAAATTCACCAATGATgttgaaaaagaaaatgttagtTTAAAAATTACATTCTAGAAATTGCACAGTAGAGAAATCATCCTTAGATCTAAAGCATGGTTGTAAGGTTACCACCAAGCACAATAGGCTTTTCACCTTTTTAacaatacttatttattttttaaatagtttaacaaatatttaataaTCAACATTTAATAAAGTTTATTGATGCCAGTTAAAACAAATCTCATGCAAGTATAGAACACAGTTTTTGGCATAATGTTGTCAAGGACTAACCGTTAAGACACTGTACTGGAGAAACAAGTAGAttgttaaaaaatgtttacaggAATGCACCACATGTTGAACATGTTGAAAATGTTTTCCTAGGAGCAAGATGAACTAATCATAGAAACTGGACTTACTGTCCAAAAGTACCCAGATGTGTCTGtttgcattgttttgtttttttatgggtttttttttgttaagtccCAGGTTCTTGTGACACTTGGATTTGTTGATCCAGTTACATATTCCAAGACTAATTTAAAGGACGCATTGGATGGGCCAGAAAGCAATAGAAATGTCAACCAAAAAGGCAAAGTTGTGCCAAAGGATACATTAGTACACACAGAGATAATGTAACAATGGGCATCAATGCTAGGGCTAGAGTGTCTAAGTGTGATGCTTTCGTAATTGTTTTCACATTATGAGCCCACATAAAGCATGTGTACCTTGGTAATGTACGTGTTCAGTCTTTTAGTACTGCATGCCTTAACTGGCTGACAAATGGAGTTGGAACAGAAGACCTGGAGACTAGATGAACACTCAAGGGCATGCAAGTACAAATGGCTCATAGTAAGTGGTGGTGCTTTGAGATTAGTTGTATTGTGCCCTTACATGTTagacatttttataattaaattgcTCTAAAGTATAatgctcttttttatatattagcaGTGTACTTCTCTTGTTGCATTTTCACAGTTCCAGATTAAGTAGCATTTTTGGAAACTGTTTGTTCTCTCTACCTGTGTGATTGTGACAGCTTGataagctataaaaaaaaaagcaaaaataaattgaCCATATGACTAAACTATGTTTTTACCATTTTAATTTTAACAGAGTTTGGGATTACGTAGTTCAAATGATCAATCAGGATGCAGCAAACGCATGGCTGTAAGTATTTAACTCTCTATTCTGTATCACAAATTAGTCATGAAAGTGGTCAGACTGCAGTGATTCTAGTTAATGAGATTTCTTTCATGTAACATGACAAGTATAGAGAGGCTAAAAGTCAGTGAACTGTGGCTTTTATTCTATTTATCTAGATTGAAGGGGCCAATTCCTCCTGCATCCATGAACATGGAGTTACCGACAAAATCCCAGCAAAAACAGGTATATGACAAACCCTTTACATCTTCACACCTCAAGTTTAAAATATGTAGTATTTAACTCTGTTCCAATTTCCATGGAGAAGGTAATTCTCGTTGGAAAGGATGTTAAACTAACATCACTACTTAACTTCACAAGACACCCTACAGTGCAAAGGTTATATTCATGATGACATTTCAGTAGTCCTAAACAGAGAGACCCACGATTTAACAAAGCTTTCCATTCCACTGTTTATCATTGCCTCTCGCATAGAGACAGCCATTTCCACTTCTCACCACTCCTTCACCCCACGCACTAGTCAGGGAGGCGGCCAGAGGGTCAAGCTGGGCTGACCATTTCATTTCTGGGGACGGCTCGGGTGCACCATTACTCTGATGTCCAGAGTGTGGCACTTTATGGATCTCGAAAAATGCtgctattttgatttgcatttcagAGTTCCTGATGCATAAGAATTATTGCattacagattatttttttttactagacatCCAAGTATGTATCCATGACTCAAAAGATACAGGCTACAGATCTTTAGGCATGTTTCCTATTCACCCATCAACCATGTAGTGATTGTGACTAGGTTGAAATACTTTATATGTAATCCTTGCATGAACAGGGTCTGTATGACCCCTAAGCCGGTGGGTTTAAAGTAGTGTGAGAATGGCCGTGTAAACCTTTACAGAGAGTTCAGAAATCTGTCTATGAGCAACCAGCCCTTGCCTGACACAGATACCACAGTACTTTAAATGGTGCATCAAACACCCTGAATTTTTCCCACACAAGCTGACAGACTTGTAGATGTACAGTGACCCTTAAATAATTAAGTGTTaatcacaaaagtaaatatatgcaatgtgtgtagtgttccCTAACTTTACTGTGATTAACTTTTAAGTATGTACTTTACAATTACAATGTTATCTATACATGTGCTAGCCAAATTGCTTGTGAACAAGAAgtttttcccattttatttttttctgactttATCTCATAGACATAGACTACAAATATTGGGGTCCACAAGGAGCTGCACAAGGCACCCTTCAACTCCTACGTGCTCCCACATGCTCTAAattacaattaaattaaaatacaagTTCAGTGCCAGTCATGTGGGAACAGAGAGGGTATGCATGCTGCTGCTCCGTCCATTCCCAGTGGACATGTTGCAGGAGGAGCCTTGCAGTGGCAATTCACTTTAAGACTTGGCTAGTAAGCATTGTAGATTATATTATTAGTCATGTTGTAACTATAAGTAATTTAATGTCAACACTTTGAAGTTTTTGAACAAACTTAGCTAAGCAATGTACTTACATTTACTGTGACAAAAGCATACTTGGTAATTAGTGTTAGAGAATTATCTGGTTTACCTAGTTTCAGTGCCTATGAAGTAACATCAATAGATACATACTGCATTCAAAATGATTTGTTCATTATAAACATTTCTCTAGCAGATAGGATTTTCTTAGGATGTCCAGACGCTTTGGTCAATTGCTCTGTAATTGTTTCCTACTGGCTGCAGTGACATGGGAGTGCCTTACACAGCCAGTAGGAAATCTTCTGGGGTAGCATGCTGGAAAAGGGAATCCAGATATAATTTTAGGTAACACTGCTTCAATCCTGCCAAAATTGATGAAATTAGTACTTCATGcaataatatgtatattattcTCATTATTGCTCAGTTTATGTAATAGTATAATCTGATGGGTCATTAGCACCTCTATTttcgaattaaaaaaaaaaaaaatatgtgataaCAGGTGTGTCTGGACATCTCACAATgttcatatataataattttttttattttttttttaagttttgcagGGGAAAAACGTAAATGCTGAGGAAACTATGGAACCTCTTGTCATGATTCCAGTCCATCCGTTGTCCtccattaataaaacaaaagacCAAAATCCTACTGGACAGAAGTCTTTTTCCCGTTCTGTTACAGAACCCAACTACAACTCAAGCTCCTCATCCAGTAGCGTTTCTGGAATGAGTAACATGAAACAAAATGCAGAGCAGCCTTCATGTTTCTCACATCTTTGCTCTTTTAACCCGCATGTCAGTACACCAGTTGTTCCTTCTCAAGAGAGGCATGCAGTGTCTTCAATTACTGCTAATACGAATATTGCTCCTGTTACTGAGGTACCTATTACAGGACGTGTCTCTGACACACAGGAGACATTTTCCATCACTAGCGCAAATAAGCCAAACCAAAGAATTTTCTATGACAACCTTACTGGACAGAATTCCTATCCCCGTCCTGTTACAGAACCCTACTACAACTCAAGCTCCACATCCAGTAGCATTTCTGGAATGAGTAACATGAAACAAAATGCAGAGCAGCCTTCATGTTCCTCACATCTTTTCTCTTTTAACCCGCATGTCAGTACGCCAGTTGTTCCAACTCAAGAGAGGCATGCAATATCTTCAATTACTGCCAATACGAATATTGCGCCTGTTACGGAAGTACCTATTACAGGACGTGTCACTGACACACAGGAGACATCTTCCATCATTAACGCCAATAAGCCACCTTTAGAATCACCATCGTCAAGCAATGCAACTGGGAAAACCTCCAACACTCTTACTCCAGACATATTAAAGCTACTGAAAGGGAAAGATATTGACTCTGTTATTACTTGCCTCAAAGCCTTAGCTCCCTTTTACCCTGCTCTTCAAGGTAGGTGTCTCTTTTCTGTAAAATGccataaaatgaaaaattattttgGTCTTGATTCAAgtctgtgttaaaggaacactccacacatatcaatcacttcagcttgctgaatctATTGCAAAACTCTTCTGCAGCTTAGGCTGCCAGGGACGTTTTCTTCCTCTTCCATTAGTCCCAGCTCATTGAGAAACATTGGAAACCCATGGCTCcagcaaacaggcttctctatGAGCAGGTCTGCATAttttacaaactgttttttttttttttttcttatatgctgcccaaataaaataggcaaaaaaaaaaaaatacatgcatgttttctttggcggtatatctactaaatactgTCAGTGCAATTGCATCCTCTTACAGCATTATACAGCTTTTATCCCATCAAACTCTGCTCGCCTCGTTGGTATTTTACTTGGTTATATTCTATTACTGAATATACCAGATATTTACCCTCTACATCCCACTCCAATCTTTACCAACCTCTAGTTTGCTGTTGACCATATTTACTGATTCCAGTGATCTCATGTGAGAAGAAAGATGCacttgcagggccggtgcaagggttTTTGCCcaacatgtgacatcacaatgccccgcccatatgcactgccatatgggccaatgcCAGTACTGCACAAAgtgtctggtgtagaagaggctctctggagactgtttgtaacagtgctcacaacaattaacgaacaggaagcagctccattttctggggccccttacacagctcaaggtcttggCCTCCAGtgcctgaccgtgagtatgcctacaaggcccacccataaatccacccacatcgcccacccatgagttctctcacagggagtggagtgtatgtgggTAGgtaatgtgttattgtagaggatgtaatgtttgtgtgttcttatggaatgtagtgtatagggatatcaatttgtgtaagggatgtagtgtgtgtgtaggggatgcagtgtgtgtttgcagtgtgtgtttgtgtgtaaggaatgcattgtatgtttctgggtgtgtgtgtgtaagggattcaaggtgtgtttctgtgtatgtaatttaatgcagtgtgtttctttaagagtgcactgagtgtgtgtttaagagatgcattttgtttctgtgtgtaagagaatcagtgtgtgtgtgcgtgcgcgcgcgtaagggatgcattgtgtgtttcggtgtgtgtgagtaggaatgcattgtatatgtgtgtagtgtaaaagagagggtttgtggggtaggatagggactgagaggggagcagctccttattttttttttaaaacattttttatagtgctctcccctactgtcaattagtgatctccccttccctcctgtccctcagtgatctccccttccctcctgtaccTCAGtgatctccccttccctcctgtaccTCAGtgatctccccttccctcctgtaccTCAGtgatctccccttccctcctgtccctcagtgatctccccttccctcctgtccctcagtgatctccccttccctcctgtccctcggtgatctccccttccctcctgtccctcggtgatctccccttccctcctgtccctcagtgatctcccctcccctcctgtccttcagtgatctcccctcccctcctgtccctcagtgttctcccctcctgtcccttagtgctctctcctcccctcctgtcccttagagctcttccttgcccccctgtccctctgcagtccccccttggtggtcttctcacttccccctagtggtcctccctcctcccccgccccctcagtgttcctttccctcccccctcccccagtggtccttatcttcTTCCCCCCCCCGCAGAGGTCcttatcctctcccctcccccccttagtggtcatcCTCTCCCCACATTTAGTGGTACTCCCTCTCACCCcgctctcccaaaccccttagtggtccttcccctcctcacccctcccccttagtggtactttccccctctcctcacccccttacAGGTCCTTTTCCCCTCACTCCTCACCCCCTTAGCGGTTctttcccccttctccccccacacccttagtggtcctttcccccttctccccccacccctttagtggtccttttcccttcCTCCCCCACTCCCTTAGTGGTTCTTTTCCCCCCacccctatagtggtcctttccccctcctcccccaccccttagtggtcttgTCCCGCTTGTCCCCCCaccaccttagtggtcctttcccccttgTCCGCCCACccacttagtggtcctttcccccttgtcccccccacccacttagtggtcctttcccccttgTCCCCCCACccacttagtggtcctttcccccttgtcccccccacccacttagtggtcctttcccccttgTCCCCCCACCCACTTAGTGGTCCTTTCGCCCTCGTCCCCCCACCtacttagtggtcctttccccctcctcccccacccctttagtggtcatttccccctcttccccccctcagTGCCTAATACCTATGTAGCATGACTGGGCGGTGCGgaccgcagtacaggaacttctgtttcctgtacccagccgccggcggactgaagggaagtgaAGCTTTTTGTCTGTCCGCCGGGTGCAGGAAACAGGCGTTCCTGTCCCACGGTCCACACCGCCTGGCCACGCTACattaagtgaccggcaggagggagcgttgtgcacttccctcctgccggtcactcaaatctggcggcccccgggccggtgcgccctaggcAACTGCCTAAGTCGGCtataggacgcgccggccctgtgcacTTGTACAAATAAGTAGGTATCATATTACATAACATTGAGTGTTTCAAAGATATAGCTTGGCCACAAGCTCTTTTGCATAGTAAAACACTAATTATCTTGATAACATTGTACAACATTTTTAAACAGCTTAAAAACTGTAAAGTTTCACTAGTTATCGTTCAAGCTTGGAATAAAACAGTTGTTTGTGTGTGCTaataatactttttatttattttatttcagatgTGAACATTGAAATTTTTGCTCAGGTGCTTGCGAATGTTGGGGCATTAGAGTGATACTGATCAGAATGAAATCCTGTCACACAAAAGAACATGAATATGAAAAATGTGAATAAGCCACCCAAGTTTCTCTAGAAAGTAAAGATTAGTATTTTTATGCTGCATTAGACATTGTAAAACTGTTGAAAGAgttttattgcttttatttttactgtataaATAAACAATTCTTTTATGTTGCCCGCGTTCACCTTTTTgtaaaatttattaaaaagaaagCCTCTCTTCCATGTTGGTTTCACTTTGTAAGGAACAACATCAGCATTGTTTCAGATGCTATACTTTAGTGCATTTATGGAAGATGACCTCAGCTGCTTGCTGTTTATTTGATTAAAAAATCTGCAAATACAGTCAGAATAAATTTGTGCCAAATAAAAAGCAACATTCACAATTGCGTTTGATGCAGCTTTGTGGCAGTTCTgttaaaatgcaaatgtgtgtcTTGGAATGctgagcattaaccccttaaggaccggactttttttgcgatgttgtacatttgcgaccaggcatctttttgacacttttgtggtgtttgtgtttaactgtaattttccgctctctcatttactgttcccatacaaattatatattgtttttttcaggacaaaaggggctttctttacataccattatttatataatctcatgtaatttaatttttaaaaaatgaaaaaatatgatgaaaaattgaaaaaaatacatgtttttttacttttatgtgaaaaatcttttattcatctacaaaagcgaatgaaaaaaactgctaaatagattcaaaattttgtcctgagtttaaaaatacccagtgtttacatgctttttgctatttttttgcatgttatagggctataagtacaagtaggatattgcggtttcaaaacatacatttttaaaatgtatcaatagtgacattgtaacactattatctgtcataaatcgctgaataacaccccacatgtacatattttttttaaagtagacaacccagggtattcaatatggggtatgtccagacttttttagtagccacttagtcgcaaacaatggccaaagttagcgttcatatttgtttatgtgtgaaaaaagtaaaaaactaaattgaacgctaattttggccagtgtttgtgactaagtggttactaaaaaagactggacataacccaaggtattgcaaatggggtgtcttcttttgcaaatggtatgccatcatgggggtaattctcattcctgggctaccatacgctctcaaaggcaacgtaaccaacctggccattttcaatgtaaaaatatttgacccatatatttgaccctgtaactttcaaaaacgctataaaacctgtacatggggggtcctgttctactcaggagactttgctgaacacaaatattagtgtttcaaaactggaaaatgtatcacaacaattatatcatcagtaaaagtgctgtttgtgtgtgaaaaatgcaaaaaaagtcactttcactgacaatatcatcgctgtgatatgttttactgttttgaatcactaatatttgtgttcagcgaagtctcccgagtaaaacagtaccccccatgtacaggttttagggtgtcgtagaacgttacagggtaaaatacagtgatagcaaattaaattctctgtactctcggcctgggttggcaggcaggtcccttaaattgcaatcaataaaataacttaattatgtaaaaatattacataaatacgcacgtagaatttaaatatatatgcatatttatatatttgaagtctacgtgtatatttatataattatttatgtaattttgtatatggacatatgaatagttcgcattctttttatttatttatatatacatagatatatatacaatttcattctaagtgtattttgatataaatatatatatatattaatatcaaaatacagttagaataaaatttcgtatagatatataattttttttaaattttttattattatttttaatttttttaatttaatttaaattatttattattcgtattttataataat
The nucleotide sequence above comes from Pelobates fuscus isolate aPelFus1 chromosome 4, aPelFus1.pri, whole genome shotgun sequence. Encoded proteins:
- the LOC134608800 gene encoding uncharacterized protein LOC134608800; the protein is MLNKFAREREDVEGIPNIEVEYVTITDGRKTKESEKCDGDSSTVGLEDQKEVERQIALQYSENFKVSSHKEANEVQQLTEHLNNLLKDYKLKSQGLYSLGLRSSNDQSGCSKRMAIEGANSSCIHEHGVTDKIPAKTVLQGKNVNAEETMEPLVMIPVHPLSSINKTKDQNPTGQKSFSRSVTEPNYNSSSSSSSVSGMSNMKQNAEQPSCFSHLCSFNPHVSTPVVPSQERHAVSSITANTNIAPVTEVPITGRVSDTQETFSITSANKPNQRIFYDNLTGQNSYPRPVTEPYYNSSSTSSSISGMSNMKQNAEQPSCSSHLFSFNPHVSTPVVPTQERHAISSITANTNIAPVTEVPITGRVTDTQETSSIINANKPPLESPSSSNATGKTSNTLTPDILKLLKGKDIDSVITCLKALAPFYPALQDVNIEIFAQVLANVGALE